In Hoplias malabaricus isolate fHopMal1 chromosome 6, fHopMal1.hap1, whole genome shotgun sequence, a single window of DNA contains:
- the tent5bb gene encoding terminal nucleotidyltransferase 5Bb, translated as MSAAGDSEDSRRFASLTWEQVRRLDSILGETVPIHGRGNFPTLHIQPRHIVQVVRAKLEERGVPVRDVKLNGSAASHVLHQETGLGYKDLDLIFGLSLSEERIFGVVRDVVLDSLLEFLPGGVSRERLGGVALREAYVQKLVKVCNETDRWSLISLCNNAGKNMELKFVDSLRRQFQFSVDSFQIGLDSLLLFDRCSQASISEHFRPTVLGESVYGDFQEALGHLRSRTIATRKPEEIRGGGLLKYCHLLAMGFRPASETQMKTLQRYMCSRFFIDFPDLCSQHRKLEAYLRNHFTGLEHKRYDCLSTLRRVVDESTVCLMAHERRQTLALITSLALRVLAQHNTVPALANVTCFYQPAPHVRDVNFSNYCVARVRTHVHRTWLPCS; from the exons ATGTCTGCGGCGGGGGACTCGGAGGACAGCCGGCGCTTTGCGTCGCTCACCTGGGAACAGGTGCGGCGTCTGGACTCCATCCTCGGAGAAACTGTCCCCATCCACGGCCGCGGGAACTTCCCCACGCTCCACATCCAGCCGCGACACATAGTACAG gTGGTGAGGGCGAAGTTGGAGGAGCGTGGTGTTCCTGTACGTGACGTGAAGCTGAACGGTTCTGCAGCGAGCCACGTTCTCCACCAGGAGACGGGTCTTGGGTACAAAGACCTGGACCTGATCTTCGGCCTGAGCCTGAGCGAAGAGCGGATCTTCGGCGTGGTGCGGGACGTGGTGCTGGACAGTCTGCTGGAGTTCCTGCCAGGGGGAGTGAGTCGGGAGCGGCTGGGCGGCGTGGCACTGAGAGAGGCGTACGTCCAGAAGCTGGTGAAGGTGTGTAACGAGACAGACCGCTGGAGTCTGATCTCGCTGTGCAACAACGCAGGGAAGAACATGGAGCTGAAGTTCGTGGACTCTCTGCGGAGACAATTCCAGTTCAGCGTGGACTCCTTCCAGATCGGACTGGACTCGCTGCTACTGTTTGACCGCTGCAGCCAGGCATCAATATCCGAGCACTTCAGGCCCACGGTGCTGGGGGAGAGTGTGTATGGAGACTTCCAGGAGGCACTGGGGCACCTGCGCTCCAGGACCATCGCTACGCGGAAACCTGAGGAGATCCGGGGTGGTGGGCTGCTGAAATACTGCCACCTGCTGGCGATGGGGTTCCGTCCCGCCTCGGAGACACAGATGAAGACACTGCAGCGCTACATGTGCTCGCGCTTCTTCATTGACTTCCCCGACCTCTGCTCACAGCACCGCAAGCTGGAGGCCTACCTGCGGAACCACTTCACCGGCCTGGAGCACAAGCGCTATGACTGTCTGAGCACGCTGCGCCGCGTGGTGGATGAGAGCACCGTCTGTCTCATGGCCCACGAGAGACGGCAGACCCTCGCTCTGATCACCAGCCTTGCCCTGAGGGTCCTTGCGCAGCACAACACCGTTCCGGCCCTCGCCAACGTCACCTGCTTCTACCAGCCCGCACCCCATGTCCGAGACGTGAACTTCAGCAACTACTGTGTGGCACGTGTGCGAACTCACGTGCACCGCACCTGGCTGCCCTGCAGCTGA